The following coding sequences lie in one Manis javanica isolate MJ-LG chromosome X, MJ_LKY, whole genome shotgun sequence genomic window:
- the LOC140847368 gene encoding zinc finger protein 449-like — protein sequence MKQNENLSEAPGCSWPNLDLRLPEGHQEEPWETEFHDPKEGMPGVHGSMTDGNGPNSCKHSEELKSPLGTPAEQLPWDSPVPVHDESPSLGEAAQSSSREGPLSPRPQKQESPGDLMRHHQGHTEEMPFECAVCKTQFRQRSCLAWHLKTYSGQERHQCHECSMIFCSRVSFIRHLRIHTDGKPHICQCCGKCFRRRRDLTMHQITHSDERPFLCEYCGKSYRQKSSLRFHLRNHTGKKP from the exons atgaaacaaaacgaGAACTTGTCAGAGGCTCCCG GATGCTCATGGCCGAACCTGGACCTGAGGCTCCCCGAAGGGCATCAAGAAGAGCCGTGGGAGACAGAATTCCATGACCCCAAGGAAGGGATGCCAGGGGTCCACGGCTCCATGACAG atGGAAATGGGCCCAATTCATGCAAACACTCAGAAGAGCTGAAAAGTCCGTTGGGAACTCCCGCAGAGCAGCTGCCCTGGGATAGCCCAGTGCCTGTCCATGATGAGAGCCCCTCTCTAGGAGAGGCAGCTCAGAGCTCCAGCAGGGAAGGGCCCCTCAGCCCGAGACCCCAGAAGCAGGAAAGTCCCGGAGACCTCATGAGGCATCATCAGGGTCACACAGAGGAGATGCCTTTTGAATGTGCTGTGTGTAAGACGCAATTCAGGCAACGGTCATGCCTTGCATGGCACCTTAAAACTTATTCTGGACAAGAAAGACACCAATGTCATGAGTGTAGCATGATTTTCTGTAGTAGAGTAAGTTTTATAAGACACCTGAGAATCCACACAGATGGAAAACCCCATATATGTCAATGTTGTGGGAAATGTTTTCGTCGACGCCGAGATCTTACTATGCACCAGATAACGCACAGTGATGAGAGACCATTCTTGTGCGAGTATTGTGGGAAAAGTTATAGGCAGAAATCAAGTCTTAGGTTTCATTTAAGAAACCACACAGGGAAGAAGCCATAG
- the LOC118972146 gene encoding zinc finger protein 449-like: protein MAVPLDSAMQTLNQGSVFHEYDTDREVSRQRFRQFQYKEAAGPRDAFKKLLELCRQWLKPNTGCLEQILEVLVLEQLMQILPIEIQNSMRPFSMKNREAVLALIEFLQTKTDVSEQQVDRQEVLLEELAPVGTAHIPPNILLESPPVQVMGPAPEAPVAEACFPQGGPQELSYGAAGECQPFLDPGCSWPNLDLRLPEGHQEELWEMEFHDPKEGMPGVHGSVTDGNGPNSCKHSEELKSLLGTPAEQLPWDSPVPVHDESPSLGEAAESFSREGPLSPRPQKQESPGDLMRHHQGHTEEMPFECAVCKMQFRQRSCLAWHLKTYSEQERHQCHECSMIFCSRVSFIRHLRIHTDGKPHICQRCGKCFRQRRDLTMHQITHTDERPFLCEYCGKTYRQKSSLRFHLRNHTGKKP from the exons ATGGCTGTGCCCCTGGATAGTGCGATGCAGACCTTGAATCAGGGCTCCGTGTTTCACGAGTATGACACTGACCGTGAAGTCTCCCGCCAGCGCTTCAGACAGTTCCAGTATAAAGAAGCAGCTGGGCCACGTGATGCTTTCAAGAAACTCTTGGAACTTTGCCGTCAGTGGCTGAAGCCAAATACAGGTTGTCTGGAACAAATCTTGGAAGTGCTAGTGTTGGAGCAACTCATGCAGATTCTGCCCATAGAGATACAGAACTCCATGAGGCCGTTTAGCATGAAAAATAGAGAAGCTGTTTTGGCACTGATAGAATTCTTACAGACAAAAACTGACGTATCAGAGCAGCAG GTGGATAGGCAGGAAGTGCTCTTGGAAGAACTGGCACCGGTGGGAACGGCGCACATACCACCAAACATCCTCCTGGAGTCACCCCCAGTCCAAGTGATGGGACCTGCCCCGGAGGCCCCAGTGGCAGAGGCGTGCTTCCCACAAGGAGGGCCGCAGGAGCTGAGCTATGGTGCTGCTGGGGAATGCCAGCCCTTTCTGGACCCAG GATGCTCATGGCCGAACCTGGACCTGAGGCTCCCCGAAGGGCATCAAGAAGAGCTGTGGGAGATGGAATTTCACGACCCCAAGGAAGGGATGCCAGGGGTCCACGGCTCCGTGACAG atGGAAATGGGCCCAATTCATGCAAACACTCAGAAGAGCTGAAAAGTCTGTTGGGAACTCCCGCAGAGCAGCTGCCCTGGGATAGCCCAGTGCCTGTCCATGATGAGAGCCCCTCTCTAGGAGAGGCAGCTGAGAGCTTCAGCAGGGAAGGGCCCCTCAGCCCGAGACCCCAGAAGCAGGAAAGTCCCGGAGACCTCATGAGGCATCATCAGGGTCACACAGAGGAGATGCCTTTTGAATGTGCTGTGTGTAAGATGCAATTCAGGCAACGGTCATGCCTTGCATGGCACCTTAAAACTTATTCTGAACAAGAAAGACACCAGTGTCATGAGTGTAGCATGATTTTCTGTAGTAGAGTAAGTTTTATAAGACACCTGAGAATCCACACAGATGGAAAACCCCATATATGTCAACGTTGTGGGAAATGTTTTCGTCAACGCCGAGATCTTACTATGCACCAGATAACGCACACTGATGAGAGACCATTCTTGTGCGAGTATTGTGGGAAAACCTATAGGCAGAAATCAAGCCTTAGGTTTCATTTAAGAAACCACACAGGGAAGAAGCCATAG